In Notamacropus eugenii isolate mMacEug1 chromosome 1, mMacEug1.pri_v2, whole genome shotgun sequence, one genomic interval encodes:
- the LOC140522988 gene encoding olfactory receptor 13F1-like, which yields MNWSTVTEFTLEGFSQYPELEIILFILCLLMYLVTLLGNCILITITIQDLHLHTPMYFFLSNLSFMDICYTTSSITPMVVKFIVKRNTVPFTACALQMCFSLAMGATECLLLAMMAYDQYVAICHPLRYPIIMNKRVCLQMAAGSWIAGCLTSLLETSCALQLPLCGSSINHFTCEILALLKLACMSSLAMDMIMLVASVLFLPIPMLLICISYSFILFTILRINSADGRSKAFSTCSAHLTVILYYGTALSMYLKPSSVDSQETDKFITLFYGVVTPMLNPIIYSLRNTEVKGAVKKLLRRNVFSQRL from the coding sequence ATGAACTGGAGTACTGTGACAGAATTCACTTTGGAGGGGTTTTCCCAATACCCCGAACTTGAAATCATCCTCTTTATCTTGTGCCTCTTGATGTACTTGGTAACCCTGTTGGGGAACTGCATTCTCATTACAATCACCATACAGGATCTGCACCTTCACACTCCCatgtacttttttctcagcaATCTCTCTTTCATGGACATCTGTTACACGACTTCCTCTATCACTCCTATGGTGGTGAAATTCATAGTGAAAAGAAATACTGTTCCTTTCACAGCATGTGCCCTGCAAATGTGTTTCTCCCTTGCCATGGGGGCCACAGAGTGTTTGCTCCTTGCCATGATGGCATATGACCAGTATGTGGCAATCTGTCACCCCCTAAGGTATCCTATCATCATGAATAAAAGAGTCTGTCTGCAAATGGCAGCTGGGTCATGGATAGCAGGTTGCCTTACTTCCTTGCTTGAAACAAGTTGTGCCCTGCAGCTGCCTCTCTGTGGGAGCTCCATCAATCACTTTACATGTGAAATCTTAGCCTTGCTTAAGTTAGCCTGCATGAGCTCATTGGCCATGGACATGATCATGCTGGTGGCCAGTGTGCTTTTCCTTCCAATCCCAATGCTCTTAATTTGCATCTCATACAGTTTCATTCTCTTCACTATTCTAAGAATCAACTCAGCAGATGGAAGGAGCAAAGCTTTCTCTACCTGCTCTGCTCACCTTACAGTGATCTTGTACTATGGGACTGCCCTTTCCATGTATCTGAAGCCATCATCAGTGGATTCGCAAGAAACTGATAAGTTCATAACTTTGTTTTATGGGGTGGTTACTCCCATGTTAAACCCCATTATCTATAGCTTAAGAAATACAGAAGTGAAAGGGGCTGTCAAGAAGCTACTGAGAAGAAATGTTTTTTCACAGAGACTCTGA